TGCGGAACGCCTGGGCGCGGGTGCAGCCGTCGACCATCGCGGCCTCCTCCAGGTCCCGGGGCACCGCGGCGACGAAGCCGCGCAGGGTCAGGATGGTGAAGGGCAGGATCATCATCATGTAGAAGGCCGTCAGCGGCACGAGGCTGTTCAGCATCGACGCGTCCCGCACGATCATGTACATCGCGATGATCATGACCTCCCAGGGCGCCATCTGGGCCAGCATGAAGCCGATGACGAAGCCGCGCCGTCCCTTGAACCGCAACCGGGCCAGGGCGAAGGAGCCGGCCAGCGCGACGACCAGGGCGAGGACGACCGCGCACAGGGTGACGATCAGCGAGTTGGTGACGTACGTCCAGAAGTGGTCGACGCCGGTCGCCCGCTCGAAGTGCTCGAAGGTGATGTCGGTCGGGAACCAGACCGGGTCCTCCGAGATGATGTCGCCGGTCGGCTTGAAGGCCGTGGAGAACATCCAGTACACGGGGAAGACGAAGCCGATGAACAGGACGACGGCCGTGACGTTGGGCCACAGGCGGCCGAAGAGCGAGCGCTTCACAGCTCGTCCTCCTCTTGCTTGAGCACGATCCGCAGGTAGTAGGCGGTGAGGCCGAGCAGGATCAGGATGGTCAGGACGGCGATCGCCGCGCCCATGCCGTAGTGCTGGTTGCCGACGCCCTCGATGTAGGCGTAGACGGGCAGGATCTCGGTGAGCCGGTCGGGGCCGCCGCCGTTGATGGTGAAGACCTGCACGAACGCCTTGAAGACCCAGATGACCTCCAGGAACGTCGTGGCGTAGAGGAAGGGGCGCAGGAAGGGCAGGGTGACCGTGGTGAAGCTCTTCCAGCCGCCCGCGCCGTCGAGCGCCGCGGCCTCGTAGAGCTCGCCCGGGATGGTGGTCGTGGCCGCGTAGAGGTTGATCGCGACGAACGGGATCGATTGCCAGACGATGAGGACCGTGACCACGAAGAAGGTCGACATCTGGCTGCTGGTCCAGCTGTAGTCGGCCATGGAGTGCCAACCGAGCTTGTCCAGGACCCAGTTGACGACACCGAAGCGCTGGGCGAACAGCCACTGGTAGACGGTGGTCGCGGCGACCACGGGCATCGCCCAGGCCAGCACCAGCCCGATCATCAGGGTGACCCGCATCCGCTGCCCGAGGCGGGCCAGCAGCAGGCCGACCAGGGCACCCAGGACCATGATCAGGGCGACGTTGACCGCCGTGAACAGGATCGAGCGCAGGGTGACGCGCCAGAAGTCCTCGCCGGTGAGGACCTCCTTGTAGTTGTCGATGCCGTTCCACTCGGTGACGTGCTGGATCAGCTGCGCCATGTTGAGGTTCTGGAACGACAGCAGGACGTCCTTCAGCAGCGGCCAGCCGAGCAGCAGCACGGTGGCCACGCAGGCCGGCAGCAACAGGAGGTACGGGGTGAGCGCGCCGAGGCGGGACGCGGCTCGGGGTCCTGGTCCGGCGGGGCCGCTCCCATCCCTTTTGGCTACGTCCACCGGGCCGGAGGGCGGCCGTTCGGTCTGCACGGTCATGCTCGCGATCTCTCTTCTCGACCTACGTACGTAGACCCGCGTGCGGTCGCCGGGGCGGGGGCGGCATGCGCATCCCCGCCCCGGCGCGAACACCGGCGCCTTGTCCTGCGGCTGCTCCTACTGCTGCTGCGACAGACGCTTGTTGAACTCGTCCTCGACCTGCTTCGCGGCCTCGGCGGGCGACTTACCGTTCAGCACGGCGGTCATGTACGTCTTGATCGGGTTGGGCGCGTTCTCCACGGCGGCCCACTCGGGGATCAGCGGCGTGGTGCCACCGCCCGCGGCGGCCGGCGCGGCTGCCTCGGCGACGACGTTGCCCTTGAGGCTGGTCTGCAGCGACTCCTTGTTGGGGATGACGCCGTTGAGCTTGGCCAGCTCACCCTCGTACTTGTCGGACAGAGCGATCTTCAGGAACTCCTTGGCGAGCTCCTGCTTCTGGCTGCCCGCGGCGACGGCGAGGTTGGAGCCGCCGAGGAAGACGCCCTCGGGCTTGTCGGCCGTGGCACCGGGAAGGGTGAAGTAGCCGATCTCCTTCTCGATCTTCGGGTTGGCCTTGATGGCGATGCCGGCCTCCCAGCCCATGCCGATGAAGGCGCCGACATTGCCCTTGCCGAAGACCTCGCCCTGCTGCGGGGTGGCCTCGTCCTTGTCCTTGGGCGCCTTGGACAGGGCCTGGAACTTCTTGTACGTCTCCATGGCGGCGGCGATCTTCGGATCGGCGAGGTTGGAGACGT
Above is a window of Streptomyces sp. DT2A-34 DNA encoding:
- a CDS encoding carbohydrate ABC transporter permease, whose translation is MTVQTERPPSGPVDVAKRDGSGPAGPGPRAASRLGALTPYLLLLPACVATVLLLGWPLLKDVLLSFQNLNMAQLIQHVTEWNGIDNYKEVLTGEDFWRVTLRSILFTAVNVALIMVLGALVGLLLARLGQRMRVTLMIGLVLAWAMPVVAATTVYQWLFAQRFGVVNWVLDKLGWHSMADYSWTSSQMSTFFVVTVLIVWQSIPFVAINLYAATTTIPGELYEAAALDGAGGWKSFTTVTLPFLRPFLYATTFLEVIWVFKAFVQVFTINGGGPDRLTEILPVYAYIEGVGNQHYGMGAAIAVLTILILLGLTAYYLRIVLKQEEDEL
- a CDS encoding carbohydrate ABC transporter permease; the protein is MKRSLFGRLWPNVTAVVLFIGFVFPVYWMFSTAFKPTGDIISEDPVWFPTDITFEHFERATGVDHFWTYVTNSLIVTLCAVVLALVVALAGSFALARLRFKGRRGFVIGFMLAQMAPWEVMIIAMYMIVRDASMLNSLVPLTAFYMMMILPFTILTLRGFVAAVPRDLEEAAMVDGCTRAQAFRKVILPLLAPGLMSTSLFGFITAWNEFPLVLVLNKETEAQTLPLWLSSFQTAFGNDWGATMAASSLFAIPILILFVFLQRRAVSGLTAGAVKG